From the genome of Bacteroidota bacterium, one region includes:
- a CDS encoding acyl-CoA dehydrogenase family protein, with the protein MANYFTDNVDIQFHFNQFGTDDVKEIIQISEEDYKESLHYDYAPVSFEDAMENYRAVLEVVGDLAANFIEARAAGVDDQGAIFKDGKVTYADGTRKNLEQLAQADLMGMILPRKYGGLNFPFFIYLVSVEMISRADASLMNLFGLQDIADTIRKFGDEELAQEFLPKFSTGEYTGAMALTEPDAGSDLQAVKLSAYQNEKGEWFLRGVKRFITNGNGEVLLVLARSESGSRDGRGLSLFACYGDETVKVRRIEHKLGIHGSPTCELQFNDTPAKLVGTRRMGLIKYVLDLMFRARAGVSAQALGISQAAYEEALKYAKEREQFGKPIINLPVVTNILMDMRTTLESNRSLLYSTAITVDLKEKLEEVIDKLKKEGKPFAEVNARLKYVTRVANLLTPMAKYIVTESANKITYDALQIHGGTGYMREFKIERLARDARITNIYEGTSQLQIVAASSGVYADVLAEYFDKKDAKVYDAGLTRLQNFLKEIRAVFNECVKYVQDKKDPVFQEVAAKDLVELYSYIYTGYLLLDEAEKESRKRFIANRFIINALSHAKRNAESIKDELFSDLLHSDEILI; encoded by the coding sequence ATGGCAAATTATTTTACCGACAATGTCGATATTCAGTTTCACTTCAACCAGTTTGGTACCGATGATGTGAAAGAGATTATTCAGATTAGTGAAGAAGATTACAAGGAATCACTCCATTATGACTATGCTCCTGTTTCATTTGAAGATGCGATGGAAAATTACAGGGCGGTGCTGGAAGTGGTGGGAGATCTTGCAGCCAATTTTATTGAAGCCCGCGCGGCAGGTGTTGACGACCAGGGTGCCATTTTCAAAGATGGCAAGGTAACATATGCCGACGGTACAAGAAAAAATCTTGAGCAGCTTGCTCAGGCTGACCTGATGGGTATGATCCTCCCCAGGAAGTACGGCGGATTAAATTTCCCCTTCTTTATTTATCTCGTCTCTGTGGAAATGATCTCCAGGGCTGACGCCTCCCTGATGAATCTTTTTGGATTGCAGGATATCGCAGACACTATCAGGAAGTTTGGAGATGAGGAACTTGCTCAGGAATTTCTTCCAAAGTTCTCGACCGGTGAATATACAGGTGCAATGGCACTTACAGAACCCGATGCCGGCAGTGATCTGCAGGCAGTAAAGCTCTCCGCATATCAAAATGAAAAAGGGGAGTGGTTCCTTCGCGGTGTAAAAAGATTTATCACAAACGGCAACGGTGAAGTGCTGCTCGTTCTTGCAAGAAGCGAAAGCGGTTCCAGGGACGGTCGCGGTCTCAGCCTTTTTGCCTGCTACGGTGATGAAACCGTAAAAGTCAGAAGAATTGAGCACAAACTCGGTATCCACGGCTCACCAACTTGTGAACTTCAGTTCAACGATACCCCGGCAAAACTGGTTGGTACCCGAAGAATGGGACTAATTAAATATGTTTTAGACCTTATGTTTCGTGCCAGAGCAGGAGTTTCTGCGCAGGCTCTCGGCATCTCCCAGGCAGCTTATGAAGAAGCCCTGAAATACGCTAAAGAAAGGGAACAGTTCGGCAAACCGATCATTAATCTCCCTGTGGTCACCAATATTCTTATGGATATGAGGACCACTCTCGAGAGCAACAGGTCTCTTCTCTATTCAACCGCGATTACGGTTGATCTGAAAGAAAAACTTGAAGAAGTGATCGATAAGCTGAAAAAAGAGGGAAAACCATTCGCTGAAGTGAATGCGAGACTTAAATATGTCACCAGAGTTGCAAATCTGCTCACTCCGATGGCAAAGTATATCGTTACTGAATCTGCCAATAAAATCACTTATGATGCACTTCAGATTCATGGCGGAACAGGCTACATGAGAGAATTCAAGATCGAACGACTCGCCCGTGATGCAAGGATTACAAACATCTACGAAGGAACTTCCCAACTACAGATTGTCGCAGCTTCCTCAGGTGTTTATGCCGATGTGCTCGCAGAGTACTTCGATAAAAAGGATGCAAAGGTTTATGATGCCGGACTTACAAGACTGCAGAATTTTCTTAAGGAAATAAGGGCCGTCTTTAACGAATGTGTCAAATATGTTCAGGATAAAAAAGATCCCGTGTTTCAGGAAGTGGCTGCCAAAGACCTTGTGGAACTCTACAGCTACATTTACACAGGCTATCTGCTGCTCGACGAGGCTGAAAAAGAGTCCCGTAAACGGTTTATTGCCAACAGATTTATTATTAACGCACTTTCACACGCCAAGAGAAACGCTGAATCGATAAAGGATGAACTCTTCTCAGACCTTCTTCATTCAGACGAAATCTTAATCTAA
- a CDS encoding electron transfer flavoprotein subunit alpha/FixB family protein has translation MKKKNEIWVFVEVRNGKPADVSLELLSKGNKLAAITDSVLKSVVIGDNVRQIAEDTFLYGASESILVDDPALKYFRTLPYARVLNNLISERRPRIVLFGATVIGRDIAPRVASFTKSGLTADCTDLQISDVKYLNQEYKELLLQIRPAFGGNIIATIITPDTETQMATVREGVMEMHKVDNPHPVKIENVKFVPTEEDDLVEVLEQHIEESKVNLKAAPIIVSGGYGLGTKENFRLVEELAHTIGGEVAGSRAAVDAGFITSERQVGQTGVTVRPKLYIAVGISGAIQHRAGMQEAKKIIAINSDPDAPIFDVSHYAIVGDATQVIPKFIEVYKSKLK, from the coding sequence ATGAAAAAAAAGAACGAAATTTGGGTTTTTGTTGAAGTCAGGAACGGTAAACCCGCCGATGTGAGCCTCGAACTTCTCTCCAAAGGGAACAAACTTGCCGCTATCACAGATTCAGTGTTAAAGTCAGTTGTAATCGGTGACAATGTAAGACAAATTGCAGAAGATACATTTTTATACGGAGCCTCCGAATCGATTCTCGTGGATGACCCCGCACTGAAATATTTCAGAACACTTCCATACGCTCGAGTATTGAACAATCTTATTTCCGAAAGACGACCAAGAATTGTGCTTTTTGGTGCCACCGTAATCGGAAGGGATATCGCTCCCAGAGTCGCATCCTTCACAAAAAGCGGACTGACGGCTGACTGCACCGACCTGCAAATCTCCGATGTAAAATATCTGAACCAGGAATACAAGGAACTGTTGCTGCAGATCAGACCTGCTTTTGGCGGAAACATCATCGCAACAATTATCACTCCCGACACCGAGACCCAGATGGCAACGGTGAGAGAGGGTGTTATGGAGATGCACAAAGTTGACAACCCACACCCTGTAAAGATTGAGAATGTAAAGTTTGTTCCGACAGAAGAAGATGACCTTGTTGAGGTGTTGGAGCAGCACATTGAAGAGAGCAAAGTGAACCTGAAAGCAGCCCCCATAATCGTTTCAGGCGGTTACGGACTCGGAACCAAAGAAAATTTCAGACTCGTTGAAGAACTTGCCCACACCATCGGGGGTGAAGTGGCGGGAAGCCGCGCCGCTGTGGATGCAGGATTTATCACTTCTGAAAGACAGGTAGGTCAGACCGGTGTTACGGTACGACCCAAACTTTATATCGCAGTAGGTATCTCGGGTGCAATTCAACACCGTGCCGGAATGCAGGAAGCTAAAAAGATAATCGCCATCAACAGCGATCCTGACGCCCCAATATTTGATGTAAGTCATTACGCAATTGTCGGCGACGCCACACAGGTGATCCCGAAATTTATTGAAGTTTACAAGAGCAAGTTGAAATAG
- a CDS encoding aminotransferase class I/II-fold pyridoxal phosphate-dependent enzyme gives MKDHENINFESKCVHAGIDEYEFGAVVPPIYQTSTFKFKSAQHGASLFMGEGKGHIYTRMSNPTVEAMEDSVAALEGGAKALGCASGMAAINTVFATYLSAGTHIVCSQAVYGPTNTLLKTVFSRFGVETTFVDTTDIAAVKAAMKENTVLVYVETPGNPTLAISDLAEIVKIAHEYGAKVCVDNTFMSPALQRPFEFGVDVIIHSMTKFLNGHADVVAGIVVVKDAADYTPLKKVLNQTGGVIDPFNSFLVHRGIKTLAIRMERHCENAQKVAEFLEKHDMVESVTFPGLRSHPQYFTGLKQHKGHGGMITFELKGGYDAGEIMMNSVKLCQLAVSLGGVESLIQHPASMTHFSMGPDARKEAGITEGMVRLSVGIENHKDIIKDLERALYEVGEALNVKQEKNLFR, from the coding sequence ATGAAAGATCACGAAAACATCAATTTTGAATCGAAATGTGTTCATGCAGGCATTGATGAGTATGAGTTTGGGGCGGTAGTTCCGCCGATTTACCAGACATCAACATTTAAGTTTAAATCCGCACAGCATGGTGCCTCGCTTTTTATGGGTGAGGGCAAGGGACACATCTATACAAGAATGAGCAACCCGACAGTTGAAGCGATGGAAGATTCTGTTGCAGCGCTCGAGGGGGGTGCCAAGGCACTCGGATGTGCAAGCGGTATGGCAGCAATAAATACTGTTTTTGCTACCTATCTCTCTGCAGGTACCCATATAGTATGCTCGCAGGCTGTTTACGGACCGACAAATACCCTGCTGAAGACCGTTTTCTCAAGATTTGGCGTTGAAACAACATTTGTTGATACGACCGATATTGCTGCAGTAAAAGCTGCAATGAAAGAAAATACAGTTTTGGTTTATGTGGAAACACCCGGAAATCCCACACTCGCAATCAGCGATTTGGCAGAGATTGTAAAAATTGCACATGAATACGGTGCAAAAGTTTGTGTTGATAATACATTCATGTCGCCTGCACTTCAAAGACCATTCGAATTTGGGGTTGATGTTATTATTCATTCCATGACGAAATTCCTTAACGGACATGCAGATGTGGTTGCGGGAATTGTAGTTGTAAAAGATGCTGCTGATTATACACCACTTAAGAAAGTGTTGAATCAGACGGGTGGCGTTATCGATCCTTTCAATTCATTCCTTGTGCACCGCGGAATTAAGACACTCGCCATCAGAATGGAAAGACACTGCGAAAACGCTCAAAAAGTGGCTGAATTCCTTGAAAAACACGATATGGTTGAGTCTGTTACTTTCCCCGGATTGCGTTCACATCCTCAATACTTTACAGGATTGAAACAGCACAAAGGGCACGGAGGTATGATTACATTCGAACTGAAGGGTGGCTATGATGCCGGTGAAATCATGATGAATTCCGTCAAACTTTGCCAGCTCGCGGTAAGCCTCGGAGGTGTTGAATCACTTATTCAGCATCCCGCAAGTATGACCCACTTCTCGATGGGACCCGATGCCCGCAAAGAAGCCGGAATCACAGAAGGCATGGTAAGATTGTCAGTTGGTATCGAAAACCACAAGGATATCATAAAAGACCTTGAGCGCGCCCTCTACGAAGTAGGCGAAGCATTGAATGTAAAACAGGAAAAGAATCTCTTTAGATAA
- the upp gene encoding uracil phosphoribosyltransferase, whose amino-acid sequence MDNFTVVSNNLVVRDLTYLRDKETPQRDFRNALDRIAYSLCIAISPKIKMREVEVETPLETTKGKKIATQIVLVPILRAGLSMANAFLQLLPQAKMGHIGLKRNEETLEPIEYYYKTPKNLEHSLVIILDPMLATGGSVSAAINILKDSGANNIILASIIAAPEGVKRLLNDHPDVAIYTASLDKGLNEKGYIVPGLGDAGDRVFGTL is encoded by the coding sequence ATGGATAATTTTACTGTTGTCAGCAATAATCTGGTAGTGAGAGATCTCACCTATCTTCGTGATAAAGAGACTCCTCAACGCGATTTTCGTAACGCCCTCGACCGCATAGCCTACTCGCTTTGCATTGCGATCAGTCCAAAAATTAAAATGAGGGAAGTGGAAGTGGAAACTCCGCTTGAAACCACCAAAGGGAAGAAAATAGCCACCCAGATAGTACTGGTACCTATTTTACGAGCCGGACTAAGCATGGCGAACGCCTTCCTGCAGCTCCTCCCTCAGGCAAAGATGGGACACATCGGCTTAAAAAGAAACGAAGAAACCCTCGAGCCTATCGAATATTACTACAAAACCCCTAAGAACCTTGAACACTCCCTTGTAATCATCCTCGATCCGATGCTCGCAACCGGCGGAAGTGTATCCGCAGCAATAAATATCCTGAAAGACAGCGGAGCAAATAATATTATCCTCGCTTCCATCATTGCGGCTCCCGAAGGTGTAAAAAGACTACTGAACGATCATCCCGATGTAGCTATCTATACCGCTTCTCTGGACAAAGGCTTAAATGAAAAAGGATATATCGTCCCGGGCTTGGGTGATGCCGGCGACAGGGTGTTTGGAACGCTATAA